DNA sequence from the Desulfonema ishimotonii genome:
CTGATGATCGATTTGCAAAAAGAACTGGACTTGACCTACCTTTTCATCACCCACGACATCAGTGTGGTGAAATACATCAGCGATGAGGTGGCGGTCATGTATCTGGGAGAGATCGTGGAACAAACAGACAAAAAAACCCTTTTTGAGAATCCCCGGCACCCCTATACCCGGCTTTTATTCAAATCCGTGCCCGATATTTCCAGGCCCTTTTTGTCCGAAGACGGGATCATAAAAGGAGAAATCCCCAATCCAACCCGCCTGCCCAAAGGCTGTTTTTTCTC
Encoded proteins:
- a CDS encoding ABC transporter ATP-binding protein; this translates as MQKELDLTYLFITHDISVVKYISDEVAVMYLGEIVEQTDKKTLFENPRHPYTRLLFKSVPDISRPFLSEDGIIKGEIPNPTRLPKGCFFSPRCPLKSRDCEGAHPLLEEKSPGHFARCIKV